A window of Nicotiana tabacum cultivar K326 chromosome 24, ASM71507v2, whole genome shotgun sequence contains these coding sequences:
- the LOC107786743 gene encoding aquaporin PIP2-7-like, with translation MSKDVIEEGQTHQHGKDYVDPPPAPLLDMAELTKWSFYRAVIAEFIATLLFLYVTVATVIGHKKLNAADHCDGVGILGIAWAFGGMIFVLVYCTAGISGGHINPAVTFGLLLARKVSLIRAVAYIIAQSLGAICGVGFVKAFMKHYYNLEGGGANFVQPGYNKGTALGAEIIGTFVLVYTVFSATDPKRSARDSHVPVLAPLPIGFAVFMVHLATIPITGTGINPARSFGAAVIYNKEKIWDDQWIFWVGPFVGALIAAIYYQFVLRAGAVKALGSFRSNPTN, from the exons ATGTCAAAGGACGTAATTGAGGAAGGACAAACTCATCAACATGGAAAAGACTATGTTGACCCTCCACCAGCTCCTCTTCTTGACATGGCTGAACTTACCAAATGGTCTTTTTACAGAGCTGTTATTGCTGAGTTCATTGCCACTCTTCTATTCCTTTACGTCACCGTCGCCACTGTCATTGGCCACAAGAAACTGAACGCCGCTGACCATTGTGATGGTGTTGGCATTCTTGGTATCGCATGGGCTTTTGGTGGCATGATTTTCGTTCTTGTCTACTGCACTGCTGGTATTTCTG GTGGTCATATTAATCCAGCGGTGACATTTGGTTTGTTGTTGGCAAGGAAAGTGTCATTGATAAGAGCTGTTGCATACATAATAGCACAGTCACTTGGTGCTATTTGTGGTGTTGGTTTCGTTAAGGCTTTTATGAAACATTACTATAACTTAGAAGGTGGAGGTGCTAACTTTGTGCAACCTGGTTACAACAAGGGTACAGCTTTGGGTGCTGAGATTATTGGAACTTTTGTTCTTGTTTACACTGTTTTCTCTGCTACTGACCCCAAGAGAAGTGCACGTGACTCTCACGTCCCT GTTTTGGCTCCTCTGCCAATTGGATTTGCTGTATTCATGGTTCATTTGGCAACTATCCCAATTACTGGAACTGGTATCAACCCTGCTAGGAGCTTTGGAGCTGCTGTCATTTACAACAAAGAGAAAATATGGGATGACCAA TGGATTTTCTGGGTTGGACCATTTGTGGGAGCTTTGATAGCAGCAATATACTATCAGTTTGTATTGAGAGCAGGAGCTGTTAAAGCTTTGGGATCTTTCCGCAGCAACCCAACCAATTGA